Proteins found in one Lathamus discolor isolate bLatDis1 chromosome 7, bLatDis1.hap1, whole genome shotgun sequence genomic segment:
- the RASSF1 gene encoding ras association domain-containing protein 1 isoform X5: MSLVWGWHGAEGQSQCPALALLTPPTGVSQNKDGSYTGFIKVQLKLVRPVSVPATKRVPTLQTGRSGPHSQGVKRRTSFYLPKGTVKHLHILSHTRASEVIDALLRKFTVVDNPRKFALFERSEKDEQVYLRKLADEEQPLRLRLLAGPSEKVLSFVLKENETGEVNWDAFTLPELHNFLRILQREEEEHVRRLRHRYARCRQKMQEALATYTPG, encoded by the exons ATGAGCCTGGTATGGGGCTGGCATGGAGCTGAGGGGCAATCCCAGTgtcctgccctggccctgctcaCCCCCCCCACCGGTGTCTCCCAGAACAAGGATGGCTCCTACACCGGCTTCATCAAGGTGCAGCTGAAGCTGGTGCGCCCCGTCTCAGTGCCAGCCACCAAGCGGGTCCCCACGCTGCAGACGGGGCGCTCGGGGCCGCACAGCCAGGGGGTGAAGCGCCGCACATCCTTCTACCTGCCCAAGGGCACCGTGAAGCACCTGCACATCCTCTCGCACACGCGTGCCAGCGAGGTCATCGACGCTCTCCTCCGCAAGTTCACCGTTGTCGACAACCCCCGCAAGTTCGCCCTCTTCGAGAGGTCCGAGAAGGATGAGCAAG TGTACCTACGGAAGCTGGCTGACGAGGAGCAGCCCCTGCGGCTGCGGCTGCTGGCTGGCCCCAGCGAGAAGGTGCTGAGCTTCGTCCTGAAGGAGAATGAGACCGGGGAGGTGAAC TGGGACGCCTTCACGCTACCAGAGCTGCACAACTTCCTGCGCATCCTgcagcgggaggaggaggagcatgTGCGCCGGCTGCGGCACCGCTACGCCCGCTGCCGACAGAAGATGCAGGAGGCTCTGGCCACGTACACACCAGGGTGA
- the TUSC2 gene encoding tumor suppressor candidate 2: MGTSGSKSRGLWPFASPAAGGGGAEGAGGQQALARARAARAATPFVFTRRGSMYYDEDGDLAHEFYEETIVTKNGRKRAKLKRIHKNLIPQGIVKLEHPRIHVDFPVIICEV; encoded by the exons atGGGCACCAGCGGCTCTAAGTCGCGGGGACTGTGGCCCTTCGCGTccccggcggcgggcggcggcggcgctgagGGGGCGGGCGGGCAGCAGGCCCTGGCCCGGGCGCGGGCCGCGCGCGCCGCCACCCCGTTCGTCTTCACACGCCGCGG CTCCATGTACTACGATGAGGATGGGGATCTGGCTCACGAGTTCTACGAGGAGACAATCGTTACCAAGAACGGGAGGAAGCGCGCCAAGCTGAAGAGGATCCACAAGAACCTGATACCTCAG GGCATAGTGAAACTAGAGCACCCTCGCATTCACGTGGATTTCCCGGTGATCATCTGCGAGGTGTGA